In Brevibacillus brevis, a genomic segment contains:
- the fliS gene encoding flagellar export chaperone FliS translates to MIQNPAKTYQNNQVTTATPSELTLMLYNGAIKFIRQAKNSIGERQFAQAHEANIRVQDILNELIITLNRDIPISKQFMTMYEYMMRRLIEANLKKSTEILNEVEDLFIQFRDTWKEAMKLAKQQG, encoded by the coding sequence ATGATACAAAATCCTGCGAAAACTTATCAAAACAATCAAGTGACTACAGCGACCCCATCTGAACTTACCTTAATGCTGTATAATGGCGCCATTAAATTTATCAGACAGGCAAAAAACTCCATAGGCGAGAGACAATTTGCTCAAGCTCACGAAGCCAATATTCGTGTTCAGGACATTTTGAATGAACTCATCATTACATTGAATAGAGACATTCCCATCTCGAAGCAATTTATGACAATGTATGAGTACATGATGCGCCGTTTAATTGAAGCCAACCTCAAAAAGAGTACCGAAATCTTGAATGAAGTTGAGGATCTGTTTATCCAATTCCGGGATACTTGGAAAGAAGCGATGAAACTCGCAAAACAGCAGGGTTGA
- a CDS encoding flagellar protein FliT, with protein sequence MENNQLEALLQTILDQTVALESSVLDENSEPDEWSRLLDERQQTMDQLSELIDRGTALSEDQKRNYIAKAYAIDQRLEPVMNGRKETLGEKIGSITSTKNTVKKYNHYSNIAYFSSFFDQKK encoded by the coding sequence GTGGAGAACAACCAACTGGAAGCCCTGTTGCAAACGATCTTGGATCAAACGGTAGCACTTGAATCATCCGTTTTAGATGAAAACTCGGAGCCTGACGAATGGTCTCGCTTGCTTGATGAGAGGCAACAAACAATGGATCAGCTATCAGAGCTCATCGATCGTGGCACGGCCCTGTCTGAGGACCAGAAGAGAAACTACATTGCCAAGGCATATGCCATTGATCAGCGTCTGGAGCCGGTAATGAACGGCAGAAAAGAGACATTGGGTGAAAAAATCGGCAGTATCACGAGTACGAAAAATACGGTGAAGAAGTATAACCATTACTCGAATATTGCCTACTTCAGCTCATTCTTTGACCAAAAAAAATAA